A genomic segment from Myxococcota bacterium encodes:
- a CDS encoding SDR family NAD(P)-dependent oxidoreductase — translation MAERSDRSRGEAGRSEAGPGDARFDGRVALVTGAASGIGRAAALQFARGGARVVVADLAASGARAVASEIERLGAEALPVEVDVSNDASVGAMVAAAVARFGRLDAAFNNAGMSDPPRAFLDLPLDAWNRMIAVNLTGAFLCLQHELRVMTAQEPRPEHGLRGALCITSSGAGRIPAPGQPHYTAAKHALLGLNRQVASEFGGQGIRCNAILPGATDTPMLRANAPMPLDQMARFVPGGRLGTPEEVAAAAVWLCSDDARWVNGQAIAVDGGGVMA, via the coding sequence ATGGCGGAGCGATCCGATCGGAGTCGGGGCGAGGCGGGTCGGAGCGAGGCGGGCCCGGGCGACGCGCGCTTCGACGGACGGGTCGCGCTCGTGACCGGTGCGGCGAGCGGCATCGGCCGCGCCGCCGCGCTGCAGTTCGCGCGCGGCGGCGCGCGCGTCGTCGTCGCCGACCTCGCCGCGAGCGGCGCGCGCGCGGTGGCGAGTGAGATCGAGCGCCTCGGCGCCGAGGCGCTCCCCGTCGAGGTCGACGTGAGCAACGATGCCTCGGTCGGCGCGATGGTCGCCGCGGCCGTCGCGCGCTTCGGCCGCCTCGACGCCGCGTTCAACAACGCCGGCATGTCCGACCCGCCGCGCGCCTTCCTCGACCTCCCGCTCGACGCGTGGAACCGCATGATCGCCGTGAACCTGACGGGCGCGTTCCTGTGCCTGCAGCACGAGCTGCGTGTCATGACGGCACAGGAGCCGCGCCCCGAGCACGGCCTGCGCGGCGCGCTCTGCATCACGTCGTCGGGCGCGGGGCGCATCCCGGCGCCCGGCCAGCCCCACTACACGGCCGCCAAGCACGCGCTGCTCGGCCTCAACCGCCAGGTCGCGAGCGAGTTCGGCGGCCAGGGCATCCGCTGCAACGCCATCCTTCCGGGCGCGACGGACACGCCCATGCTGCGCGCGAACGCGCCCATGCCGCTCGACCAGATGGCGCGCTTCGTCCCGGGCGGGCGGCTCGGCACGCCCGAGGAGGTCGCGGCCGCCGCGGTGTGGCTGTGCTCGGACGACGCGCGCTGGGTGAACGGCCAGGCGATCGCCGTCGACGGCGGCGGCGTGATGGCCTGA
- a CDS encoding nitronate monooxygenase family protein: MHTELCDRLGIEFPIFAFTHCRDVVAAVSQAGGFGVLGVVGFSPEQIEQELKWIDEHVGDHPYGVDLVIPSKYEGQAMGKVDPAELEAQLKKLVPQEHRDFAKRLLADAGVPELPAGQGRQSELMGWTAATAAPQLEVALAHDKVKLIANALGTPPRDVIDTVHASGRLMAALCGKVHQAVRNKEAGVDIIIVQGHEGGGHTGEIGSMVLWPQAIAAVAPTPVLAAGGIASGAQVAAALAMGAQGVWTGSLWLTVAESASEPAQMESYLKATSGDTVRSRSYTGKPCRMLRNDWTDAWEAPENPKPLGMPLQGMVTVDAIQRTSRYADKAQRVAFNPVGQVVGMLNEVQTSREVIQRMVEEYVDACERLTAVNARA; encoded by the coding sequence ATGCACACCGAGCTCTGCGACCGACTCGGCATCGAGTTCCCGATCTTCGCCTTCACGCACTGCCGCGACGTCGTGGCCGCGGTGTCGCAGGCCGGCGGCTTCGGCGTGCTCGGCGTCGTCGGCTTCTCGCCCGAGCAGATCGAGCAGGAGCTCAAGTGGATCGACGAGCACGTCGGCGACCATCCCTACGGCGTCGACCTCGTGATCCCGTCGAAGTACGAAGGCCAGGCGATGGGCAAGGTCGATCCGGCCGAGCTCGAGGCGCAGCTCAAGAAGCTCGTTCCGCAGGAGCACCGCGACTTCGCGAAGAGGCTGCTCGCGGACGCCGGCGTGCCCGAGCTGCCGGCGGGCCAGGGACGCCAGAGCGAGCTCATGGGATGGACGGCCGCGACGGCGGCGCCGCAGCTCGAGGTCGCGCTCGCGCACGACAAGGTGAAGCTGATCGCGAACGCGCTCGGCACGCCGCCGCGCGACGTGATCGACACCGTGCACGCGAGCGGACGCCTGATGGCGGCGCTGTGCGGGAAGGTCCACCAGGCCGTGCGCAACAAGGAGGCCGGCGTCGACATCATCATCGTGCAGGGGCACGAGGGCGGCGGCCACACGGGCGAGATCGGGTCGATGGTGCTGTGGCCGCAGGCGATCGCGGCCGTCGCGCCGACGCCCGTGCTCGCGGCCGGCGGCATCGCGAGCGGCGCGCAGGTCGCGGCCGCGCTCGCGATGGGCGCGCAGGGCGTGTGGACGGGGTCGCTGTGGCTCACGGTCGCCGAGTCGGCGAGCGAGCCCGCGCAGATGGAGAGCTACCTCAAGGCCACGAGCGGCGACACCGTGCGCTCGCGCAGCTACACGGGCAAGCCGTGCCGCATGCTGCGCAACGACTGGACCGACGCCTGGGAGGCGCCCGAGAACCCGAAGCCGCTCGGCATGCCGCTCCAGGGCATGGTGACGGTCGACGCCATCCAGCGCACCAGTCGTTATGCGGACAAGGCGCAGCGCGTCGCGTTCAACCCCGTCGGCCAGGTCGTCGGCATGCTCAACGAGGTGCAGACGAGCCGCGAGGTCATCCAGCGCATGGTCGAGGAGTACGTCGACGCGTGCGAGCGGCTCACCGCGGTGAACGCGCGCGCCTGA
- a CDS encoding amidohydrolase family protein, with the protein MGEGRIVFRNANLLDGENAAVPGSTVVVDGKRIASVGTGPVATGADDRVIDLGGKSLMPGMVNAHFHSGFGPAPSLTQPPILGLDAPLPYMGMIAARNAGIALDAGVTSVIGSSNPGHLDVCLKDAMTIGIVEGPRILACTHEFMASGDMADGTNRSWYMEVGAQGLIRRVNGVEEMRAAVREEVGRGCGVVKLSVSPGHGSAPAREISYYTQPELDVAVSTAAELGAIVRAHCASAKGIKMCAKAGLRIIDHADKIDDEGIEAVLRADAAVTPSMLWSVRFLQFAESWDHSQATFPIGEGFPEPLDRVLERLAGVRRDFEYTCKMVPLMEKAGVRLLVGDDFGYPMMPHGDYVSEYEVYTQQLGIPALSVLRWATKNGAEAMGMGDELGTVRAGRLADLLVVDGDPSKDIGVLRTGIRLVMKDGKVVRDRMAG; encoded by the coding sequence ATGGGCGAGGGCCGCATCGTCTTCCGCAACGCCAACCTGCTCGACGGCGAGAACGCCGCCGTTCCGGGCTCGACGGTCGTCGTCGACGGCAAGCGCATCGCGAGCGTCGGGACGGGCCCCGTCGCCACGGGCGCCGACGATCGCGTGATCGACCTCGGCGGGAAGTCGCTCATGCCGGGCATGGTGAACGCGCACTTCCACTCGGGCTTCGGCCCCGCGCCCTCGCTCACGCAGCCGCCCATCCTCGGCCTCGACGCGCCGCTGCCCTACATGGGCATGATCGCGGCGCGCAACGCCGGCATCGCGCTCGACGCGGGCGTCACGTCGGTGATCGGCTCGAGCAACCCGGGCCACCTCGACGTGTGCCTCAAGGACGCGATGACGATCGGCATCGTCGAGGGCCCGCGCATCCTCGCGTGCACGCACGAGTTCATGGCGAGCGGCGACATGGCCGACGGCACGAACCGCTCGTGGTACATGGAGGTCGGCGCGCAGGGGCTCATCCGCCGCGTCAACGGCGTCGAGGAGATGCGCGCGGCGGTGCGCGAGGAGGTCGGCCGCGGCTGCGGCGTCGTGAAGCTCTCGGTCTCGCCCGGCCACGGCTCGGCGCCCGCGCGCGAGATCTCGTACTACACGCAGCCCGAGCTCGACGTCGCCGTCTCGACGGCGGCCGAGCTCGGCGCCATCGTGCGCGCGCACTGCGCGTCCGCCAAGGGAATCAAGATGTGCGCGAAGGCGGGCCTGCGCATCATCGACCACGCGGACAAGATCGACGACGAGGGCATCGAGGCCGTGCTGCGCGCCGACGCCGCGGTGACGCCGAGCATGCTGTGGAGCGTGCGCTTCCTGCAGTTCGCCGAGAGCTGGGACCACTCGCAGGCCACGTTCCCGATCGGCGAGGGCTTCCCGGAGCCGCTCGACCGCGTGCTCGAGCGCCTCGCCGGCGTGCGGCGCGACTTCGAGTACACGTGCAAGATGGTGCCGCTGATGGAGAAGGCGGGCGTCCGCCTGCTCGTCGGCGACGACTTCGGCTATCCGATGATGCCGCACGGCGACTACGTGTCGGAGTACGAGGTCTACACGCAGCAGCTCGGCATCCCGGCGCTCTCCGTGCTGCGGTGGGCGACGAAGAACGGTGCCGAGGCGATGGGCATGGGCGACGAGCTCGGCACCGTCCGCGCCGGCCGGCTCGCCGACCTCCTCGTCGTCGACGGCGACCCGTCGAAGGACATCGGCGTGCTTCGCACGGGCATCCGCCTCGTGATGAAGGACGGCAAGGTCGTCCGCGACCGGATGGCGGGCTAG
- a CDS encoding FAD-dependent oxidoreductase — protein sequence MSESSKVVYEVIDAKGVPKWDDEVDLVVCGLGASGSATACEAALQGGAVLVLERASGFGGITANAAGHVYAGGGTRVQKAVGVDDSVEAMKTYLMEMTPEPDEEKIDLFCNDSVSHFDWLSDNGVPFNNTMYKGKHVLQPTDECLISSGNEEVYPYREHAKPAYRGHKVAVHGEHGGIKLVECLVERAKSLGVEVRYECYVQKLVRDGDRIVGVLYRTLDGETRHARARKGVVLCMGHFSGNVEMMKKYTPLLADKRVYKQATPACDGAGIQLGLAAGGEALHMDGALVTCPFYPPESLIKGILVNKHGKRFVAEDSYHSRTSIFITKQPDGVAYLIADDEIFGRPEFGGYEVIDAYETFEEMEEGLGIPGLAAELRRYNENAEKGEDPDFHKGKKWLRPLTKAPFAAMQASFGKNFFVGFTLGGLRVSKDAEVLRADGSPIAGLYAAGACASNIAQDGTGYSSGTCIAESTYFGRRGARHALGKA from the coding sequence ATGAGCGAGTCGAGCAAGGTCGTGTACGAGGTGATCGACGCGAAGGGCGTCCCGAAGTGGGACGACGAGGTCGACCTCGTCGTGTGCGGGCTCGGCGCGTCGGGCTCGGCGACGGCGTGCGAGGCCGCGCTCCAGGGCGGCGCGGTGCTCGTGCTCGAGCGCGCGAGCGGCTTCGGCGGCATCACGGCGAACGCCGCGGGCCACGTCTACGCGGGCGGTGGCACGCGCGTGCAGAAGGCCGTCGGCGTCGACGACTCCGTCGAGGCGATGAAGACGTACCTGATGGAGATGACGCCCGAGCCCGACGAGGAGAAGATCGACCTCTTCTGCAACGACTCGGTCTCGCACTTCGACTGGCTCTCCGACAACGGCGTCCCGTTCAACAACACGATGTACAAGGGCAAGCACGTCCTGCAGCCGACGGACGAGTGCCTGATCTCGTCGGGCAACGAGGAGGTGTACCCCTACCGCGAGCACGCGAAGCCCGCCTACCGCGGCCACAAGGTCGCCGTCCACGGCGAGCACGGCGGCATCAAGCTCGTCGAGTGCCTGGTCGAGCGCGCGAAGTCGCTCGGCGTCGAGGTCCGCTACGAGTGCTACGTGCAGAAGCTCGTCCGCGACGGCGATCGCATCGTCGGCGTCCTCTACCGCACGCTCGACGGCGAGACGAGGCACGCGCGCGCGCGCAAGGGCGTCGTGCTCTGCATGGGCCACTTCAGCGGCAACGTCGAGATGATGAAGAAGTACACGCCGCTGCTCGCGGACAAGCGCGTGTACAAGCAGGCGACGCCGGCGTGCGACGGCGCGGGCATCCAGCTCGGCCTCGCCGCCGGCGGCGAGGCCCTGCACATGGACGGCGCGCTCGTGACGTGCCCGTTCTATCCGCCGGAGAGCCTGATCAAGGGCATCCTCGTCAACAAGCACGGCAAGCGCTTCGTCGCCGAGGACTCGTACCACTCGCGCACGAGCATCTTCATCACCAAGCAGCCCGACGGCGTCGCCTACCTGATCGCCGACGACGAGATCTTCGGCCGGCCCGAGTTCGGCGGCTACGAGGTGATCGACGCGTACGAGACGTTCGAGGAGATGGAGGAGGGGCTCGGCATCCCGGGCCTCGCCGCCGAGCTCCGCCGCTACAACGAGAACGCCGAGAAGGGCGAGGACCCCGACTTCCACAAGGGCAAGAAGTGGCTGCGCCCGCTGACGAAGGCGCCGTTCGCCGCGATGCAGGCCTCGTTCGGCAAGAACTTCTTCGTGGGCTTCACGCTCGGCGGGCTGCGCGTGTCGAAGGACGCCGAGGTGCTGCGCGCGGACGGCTCGCCGATCGCCGGGCTCTACGCGGCGGGCGCGTGCGCGTCGAACATCGCGCAGGACGGCACCGGCTACTCGAGCGGCACGTGCATCGCGGAGTCCACCTACTTCGGACGCCGCGGCGCGCGGCATGCCCTCGGCAAGGCCTAG
- a CDS encoding glycosyltransferase family 39 protein has translation MFAAALALRLAHGAEIRAHDPFFASPSVDGRVYDAWARAIAGGDLVGDGVFFLGPLYAYLLGAVYALVHAVAGDGADPSARFAVARTLQLAGGAAAAAGLCALGRRLFDRRVGLVAGLGLALYPMAIFYEGTGLVASVQMPIAVGVLLAAVRAGERPGAGRGAVLGLAIGIAALARPNALLFAPLLGAGLAAAPRGEARRRRRARSAVSPPGSRSRSPRRSRTTASRAASGCS, from the coding sequence GTGTTCGCCGCCGCACTCGCGCTGCGGCTCGCGCACGGCGCGGAGATCCGCGCGCACGACCCGTTCTTCGCGTCGCCCTCCGTCGACGGGCGCGTGTACGACGCGTGGGCGCGCGCGATCGCGGGCGGCGACCTCGTCGGCGACGGCGTCTTCTTCCTCGGCCCGCTCTACGCCTACCTGCTCGGCGCGGTCTACGCGCTCGTGCACGCCGTCGCCGGCGACGGGGCCGACCCGAGCGCGCGCTTCGCGGTCGCCCGGACGCTCCAGCTCGCGGGCGGCGCGGCCGCGGCGGCGGGCCTGTGCGCGCTCGGCCGCCGCCTGTTCGATCGCCGCGTCGGGCTCGTCGCCGGGCTCGGCCTCGCGCTCTACCCGATGGCGATCTTCTACGAGGGCACGGGCCTCGTCGCCTCCGTCCAGATGCCGATCGCGGTCGGCGTGCTCCTCGCCGCGGTGCGCGCGGGCGAGCGCCCGGGCGCGGGGCGCGGCGCCGTGCTCGGGCTCGCGATCGGCATCGCCGCACTCGCGCGCCCGAACGCGCTGCTCTTCGCGCCGCTCCTCGGCGCCGGCCTCGCGGCCGCGCCGCGCGGCGAGGCGCGCCGCCGGCGGCGCGCGCGCTCGGCGGTCTCGCCGCCGGGCTCGCGCTCGCGCTCGCCCCGTCGCTCGCGCACAACCGCGTCGCGGGCGGCGAGTGGGTGCTCGTGA
- a CDS encoding tetratricopeptide repeat protein, whose product MTATGGMNLYVGHHARADGTFFTVPSDFAASEFDSPEEQRDTSRRVAEERTGRALSAGEVSSYWRGEALRAIAAGPARWLRLELRKLALFANAGEVWNDRAPQLEREFSWVMRLPLPGFGVVAPLAFVGMALCARRAPPPWRAASPWPRRALWPLYASVLVALATALAFFVLARYRFPVVPALLLFAAAALVDTADALRARHVRRVAARALALAALLVVAHLPIAPSHLHVAHFNLANRYRARGDLERAVAHYEAALRIAARHLASIDALARTLEELGRRDRAIAGFRYLRDVARERGAAAWEAHANERLRALGADAAGGVDRATEAASGAGDADRGGSGRGARGVSRE is encoded by the coding sequence GTGACGGCGACGGGCGGCATGAACCTCTACGTCGGCCACCACGCGCGCGCCGACGGCACGTTCTTCACCGTGCCGTCCGACTTCGCCGCGTCGGAGTTCGATTCGCCCGAGGAGCAGCGCGACACGAGCCGCCGCGTCGCCGAGGAGCGCACGGGTCGGGCGCTGTCGGCGGGAGAGGTCTCGAGCTACTGGCGAGGCGAGGCGCTGCGCGCGATCGCCGCCGGGCCCGCGCGCTGGCTGCGGCTCGAGCTGCGCAAGCTCGCGCTCTTCGCGAATGCCGGCGAGGTCTGGAACGACCGCGCGCCGCAGCTCGAGCGCGAGTTCTCGTGGGTGATGCGGCTCCCGCTGCCGGGCTTCGGCGTCGTCGCGCCGCTCGCCTTCGTCGGGATGGCGCTCTGCGCGCGCCGCGCGCCGCCGCCGTGGCGCGCGGCGAGTCCGTGGCCGCGGCGCGCGCTGTGGCCGCTCTACGCGAGTGTCCTCGTCGCGCTCGCGACCGCGCTCGCGTTCTTCGTGCTCGCGCGGTACCGCTTCCCGGTCGTGCCGGCGCTGCTGCTCTTCGCGGCGGCGGCGCTCGTCGACACGGCCGACGCGCTGCGCGCGCGCCACGTGCGCCGCGTCGCCGCCCGCGCGCTCGCGCTCGCCGCGCTGCTCGTCGTCGCGCACCTCCCGATCGCGCCGAGCCACCTGCACGTCGCGCACTTCAACCTCGCGAACCGCTACCGCGCGCGCGGCGACCTCGAGCGCGCCGTCGCGCACTACGAGGCCGCGCTGCGCATCGCGGCGCGCCACCTCGCTTCGATCGACGCGCTCGCGCGCACGCTCGAGGAGCTCGGCCGGCGCGACCGCGCCATCGCGGGCTTCCGCTACCTGCGCGACGTCGCGCGCGAGCGCGGCGCGGCCGCCTGGGAGGCGCACGCGAACGAGCGGCTGCGCGCCCTCGGCGCCGACGCCGCGGGCGGCGTCGATCGGGCGACCGAAGCTGCGAGCGGCGCCGGCGATGCCGATCGCGGCGGGAGTGGGCGCGGGGCGCGCGGCGTCAGCCGCGAATGA
- a CDS encoding VOC family protein, translating to MALDILRIQHCNVNCSDLARSVAFYRDFVGLDALFHTHPPLQDGGGFGMSGDVQWDAWMMHDGRGGGEDGSPAIDLLEWKRPGPVGRPYEPANHLGMFRICFATPDIEAVHARALSLGVPCLSPPADVAIQSQHAASVRALFTRDPDGTLVEFIEQPGSAGVRLLHVNVNCSDLARSRAWYENVLGLEVRGTSAPGPIPGAPFGFEGDCDYEAAFLFAKGTPFAIDLLEWKRPAPVGRPYASANHLGIYRMAFLVEDARAGADELRRMGVACSEPVFLDMGPEIPVEGVWAVFFPDPDGTCLELIEAPIIRG from the coding sequence ATGGCCCTCGACATCCTGCGCATCCAGCACTGCAACGTGAACTGCTCGGACCTCGCCCGCTCGGTCGCCTTCTACCGCGACTTCGTCGGGCTCGACGCCCTGTTCCACACGCATCCGCCGCTCCAGGACGGGGGCGGCTTCGGCATGTCCGGCGACGTGCAGTGGGACGCGTGGATGATGCACGACGGCCGCGGCGGCGGAGAGGACGGCTCGCCCGCGATCGACCTGCTCGAGTGGAAGCGGCCGGGGCCCGTCGGCCGCCCGTACGAGCCCGCGAACCACCTCGGCATGTTCCGCATCTGCTTCGCGACTCCGGACATCGAGGCCGTGCACGCGCGCGCTCTCTCGCTCGGCGTGCCCTGCCTGTCGCCGCCCGCCGACGTCGCCATCCAGAGCCAGCACGCCGCCTCGGTGCGCGCGCTCTTCACGCGCGACCCCGACGGCACGCTCGTCGAGTTCATCGAGCAGCCCGGCAGCGCGGGCGTCCGCCTGCTGCACGTCAACGTGAACTGCAGCGACCTCGCGCGCTCGCGCGCGTGGTACGAGAACGTGCTCGGCCTCGAGGTGCGCGGCACGAGCGCCCCCGGCCCGATTCCCGGCGCGCCGTTCGGCTTCGAGGGCGACTGCGACTACGAGGCCGCCTTCCTGTTCGCGAAGGGCACGCCGTTCGCGATCGACCTGCTCGAGTGGAAGCGCCCCGCGCCCGTCGGCCGGCCGTACGCGAGCGCGAACCACCTCGGCATCTACCGCATGGCGTTCCTCGTCGAGGACGCGCGCGCGGGCGCGGACGAGCTGCGGAGGATGGGCGTCGCGTGCTCGGAGCCCGTGTTCCTCGACATGGGGCCCGAGATCCCGGTCGAGGGCGTGTGGGCGGTGTTCTTCCCCGATCCCGACGGCACGTGCCTCGAGCTGATCGAGGCGCCCATCATTCGCGGCTGA
- a CDS encoding carboxyl transferase domain-containing protein, with protein sequence MPRSDTPLAAAVAPRPSAPPLATRLDLRSDAFARNAAASAALVDELRARQRHAVDGGRARQIERHRGRGKLLPRERIDLCVDPGTPFLELSTLAGYGQYDDEAPGAALVTGIGVVCGTPCMFIANDATVKGGTLLPASIRKHARAQDIALENRLPTIYLVDSGGAFLPLQDEVFPDQDHFGGTFYRQVRMSNAGLPQLSVVLGGCTAGGAYVPALSDEVIIVRGIGRIFLGGPPIVKAALGEIVEPDALGGADLHVAESGVADHVAADEREAYAKLRELVAAMEQPGFAAPPARPEPPLQDPAELGGVVSHDARIPFDVREIVARLVDGSRFSEFKPRFGETLVTGTAHVHGHPVGIVGNNGIIFAEAALKATHFIEMCGQRGIPLLFLQNTSGYMVGREAERGGIAKHGAKMVAAVASATVPKLTVLVGGSYGAGNYGMCGRGFRPRFLFAWPNSRIATMSAETAQTVLVDVRRGGLDGDAASEAELERLRAEVAAQYERQSSPYHATSRLWDDGLIEPAQTRDVVGLCLALAARAPGDERERFRVFRM encoded by the coding sequence ATGCCCCGATCCGACACCCCGCTCGCCGCCGCGGTGGCGCCGCGGCCCTCCGCTCCTCCGCTCGCGACGCGGCTCGACCTGCGCAGTGACGCGTTCGCGCGCAACGCGGCCGCCTCGGCCGCGCTCGTCGACGAGCTGCGCGCGCGTCAGCGTCACGCGGTCGACGGCGGCCGCGCGCGCCAGATCGAGCGCCACCGGGGCCGCGGCAAGCTCCTGCCGCGCGAGCGCATCGACCTGTGCGTCGACCCGGGCACGCCCTTCCTCGAGCTCTCGACGCTCGCCGGCTACGGGCAGTACGACGACGAGGCGCCCGGTGCGGCGCTCGTCACCGGCATCGGCGTCGTGTGCGGGACGCCGTGCATGTTCATCGCGAACGACGCGACGGTGAAGGGCGGGACGCTCCTCCCGGCGTCGATCCGGAAGCACGCGCGCGCGCAGGACATCGCGCTCGAGAACCGGCTTCCCACGATCTACCTCGTCGACTCGGGCGGCGCGTTCCTGCCGCTGCAGGACGAGGTCTTCCCCGACCAGGACCACTTCGGCGGCACGTTCTACCGCCAGGTGCGCATGTCGAACGCCGGGCTCCCGCAGCTGTCCGTCGTGCTCGGCGGCTGCACGGCCGGCGGCGCCTACGTGCCCGCGCTCTCCGACGAGGTGATCATCGTGCGCGGCATCGGCCGCATCTTCCTCGGCGGGCCGCCGATCGTGAAGGCCGCGCTCGGCGAGATCGTCGAGCCCGACGCGCTCGGCGGCGCCGACCTGCACGTCGCCGAGTCGGGCGTCGCCGACCACGTCGCGGCGGACGAGCGCGAGGCCTACGCGAAGCTGCGCGAGCTCGTCGCCGCGATGGAGCAGCCGGGCTTCGCGGCGCCGCCCGCGCGCCCCGAGCCGCCGCTGCAGGACCCGGCCGAGCTCGGCGGCGTCGTGTCGCACGACGCGCGCATCCCGTTCGACGTGCGCGAGATCGTCGCGCGCCTCGTCGACGGCTCGCGCTTCTCGGAGTTCAAGCCGCGCTTCGGCGAGACGCTCGTGACCGGCACGGCGCACGTGCACGGCCACCCCGTCGGCATCGTCGGCAACAACGGCATCATCTTCGCCGAGGCCGCGCTGAAGGCGACGCACTTCATCGAGATGTGCGGGCAGCGCGGCATCCCGCTGCTCTTCCTGCAGAACACGTCGGGCTACATGGTCGGGCGCGAGGCCGAGCGCGGCGGCATCGCGAAGCACGGCGCGAAGATGGTGGCGGCGGTCGCGAGCGCGACCGTGCCGAAGCTCACGGTGCTCGTCGGCGGCTCGTACGGCGCGGGCAACTACGGGATGTGCGGGCGCGGCTTCCGGCCGCGCTTCCTGTTCGCCTGGCCCAACAGCCGCATCGCCACGATGAGCGCCGAGACCGCGCAGACGGTGCTCGTCGACGTGCGCCGCGGCGGGCTCGACGGCGACGCGGCCTCGGAGGCCGAGCTCGAGCGGCTGCGCGCCGAGGTCGCCGCGCAGTACGAGCGGCAGAGCAGCCCCTATCATGCGACGTCGCGCCTGTGGGACGACGGCCTGATCGAGCCCGCGCAGACGCGCGACGTCGTCGGCCTGTGTCTCGCGCTCGCGGCGCGCGCGCCGGGCGACGAGCGGGAGCGCTTCCGCGTGTTCCGGATGTAG